From a single Salmo salar chromosome ssa22, Ssal_v3.1, whole genome shotgun sequence genomic region:
- the gcnt7 gene encoding beta-1,3-galactosyl-O-glycosyl-glycoprotein beta-1,6-N-acetylglucosaminyltransferase 7, whose amino-acid sequence MVSVRCWTIMLQLEGTKCSFLFCLGICMFICSVIYLSTKAPTDPQAQHGPLGCRPFSQYCQAFLPSTEGSPAWQRRDCQVERNLLGMGGGGGDLDCSRLVRELHFITSPLSREEEDYPLAFILTVHKELELLVRLLRAIYAPQNIYCVHVDVKAPQEYSEAVESLVGCFPNVFLASRSEMVTYAGFSRLQADINCMRDLAASTVPWRKVVNLCGQDFPVKSNLELVRYMQSKEWRDRNMTPGIKQPASMRHRTQLSYREIRGSHVAPKRGAPKKGAPPHGVQIYFGTAYYALTRTFVEFVLRSQVSRDLLEWSKDTFSPDEHYWVTLNHIKEAPGSHVDGGWSGEIRAIKWRDQEGTKHNGCKGRYVRDICIYGLEDLQWIINRNSMFANKFESKTFPDALDCLEQWHREKVLQQATVPIQSWWQLATQGNKTGLFNATVGL is encoded by the exons ATGGTGTCCGTCCGGTGCTGGACTATTATGCTCCAGCTGGAAGGCACCAAGTGCAGTTTCCTGTTCTGCCTGGGAATCTGCATGTTCATCTGCTCTGTGATCTACCTGAGTACCAAGGCCCCTACAGATCCCCAAGCTCAGCACGGGCCCTTGGGCTGCAGGCCCTTCTCCCAGTACTGCCAAGCCTTCCTCCCCAGCACTGAGGGCTCTCCAGCATGGCAACGCCGCGACTGCCAGGTGGAGAGAAATCTTCTGGGTATGGGGGGTGGAGGTGGGGACCTGGACTGCTCCCGCCTGGTGAGGGAGCTCCACTTCATCACCAGTCCGCTGAGTCGTGAGGAGGAAGACTACCCTCTGGCCTTCATCCTCACCGTCCACAAGGAGCTGGAGCTGCTTGTGCGCCTGCTGAGGGCCATCTATGCACCCCAGAATATCTATTGTGTCCATGTGGACGTCAAGGCTCCACAGGAGTACAGTGAAGCCGTGGAAAGCCTGGTGGGCTGCTTCCCCAACGTGTTCCTGGCCAGCCGCAGCGAGATGGTGACCTACGCCGGCTTCTCGCGGCTACAGGCTGACATCAACTGTATGAGGGACCTGGCGGCATCTACGGTGCCCTGGAGGAAGGTGGTCAACCTGTGCGGCCAGGACTTCCCCGTCAAGAGCAACCTGGAGCTGGTGCGCTACATGCAGAGCAAGgagtggagggacaggaacaTGACCCCGGGCATCAAGCAGCCGGCGTCCATGAGGCACCGGACTCAGCTAAGCTACAGGGAGATCAGGGGCTCCCACGTGGCCCCCAAGCGAGGAGCACCAAAGAAGGGTGCTCCACCCCACGGGGTGCAGATTTACTTTGGAACAGCCTACTACGCGCTAACAAGGACCTTTGTGGAGTTTGTACTGAGAAGTCAGGTGTCCAGGGACTTGCTGGAGTGGTCCAAAGACACATTCAGCCCAGATGAGCACTACTGGGTGACACTCAATCACATCAAAG AAGCGCCAGGAAGTCATGTAGACGGAGGTTGGAGCGGCGAGATCCGGGCGATAAAATGGAGGGACCAAGAGGGGACGAAACACAATGGATGCAAAG GTCGTTATGTCAGGGACATCTGCATCTACGGTCTGGAGGATTTGCAGTGGATCATCAACAGAAACAGCATGTTTGCCAACAAGTTTGAGAGCAAGACCTTCCCAGATGCTTTGGACTGCCTGGAGCAGTGGCACAGGGAAAAGGTCCTGCAGCAAGCCACGGTTCCCATTCAGTCATGGTGGCAACTTGCCACGCAAGGCAACAAAACTGGTCTTTTCAACGCCACAGTGGGACTTTGA